The Aeoliella mucimassa genome includes the window TGCAATGCCACCCGCAAGTGATCGAAGCCGCCTGCGAGGCGACGCGCAGGTGGGGAGTGGGTTCGGCCACGAATCGTGGGGGATGGGGCACGACACCGCCGGTACAAGAAGTCGAACACCGCGCGGCCCAGTTTTGGCAGTGCGACGACGCCTACTACTTTGCCTCGGGCTACTCGTGCAACCACATCCTGCTGTCGGCTATTCACCGGTCGGTCGATATGTTGTTTGTCGACGAGTTTGCTCACTTCAGCATCGAAGATGCGTGCCGATTCTTCCGATTGCCGATAGTCCGCTTTCGACATCGCGATGCCATGGCGCTAAGCGAATCGCTGGGCGAACATTTGCCTCCAGGGGCAGTTCCGCTGGTGTTCAGCGATGGTGTCTTCGCCTCGCGGGGTAGTCTGGCTCCCGTCCAACAGTATCTCGAAGTGTTGCAAGTGTACGACCACGCAGCATTGTGCCTCGACGATTGTCACGCGGTGGGGGTGCTGGGGACACGTGGTTGGGGAACCTACGAGCACTTTGGTCTCGATACCGCACAGGTGAATGACTTGCCACTTAGCAGCGCTGCTCCGCGACTTTTTGCTACCGGAACCTTGAGCAAGGCATTCGGTGGGCATGGTGGAATTGTTTACGGCTCCACGCGGTTCATTCACGCCGCGCGCGATGGCAGCGACTACTTCCGCGGCGCCAGCGCCCCAGCCACTCCAGCAGCGGCCGCCAGCGCGATGGGTCTGCAGCTAGTCACCGAGAATCCCGAGATCGTTTACCGATTACAACGCAACGCGAAGTACCTGAGAGCGGGCCTCCGCTCACTGGGGCTGGAAGTCGATTCATCGCCTGTCCCTTTCGTCGGCATCACTCTCGGGGATGGAGCAAACATGGCACGCCTGCAGCAGTCGCTCGCCAGTGATCAGATTCTCGTCGCCCATTCGCGATGCTACTCAGGATTGGATGCCGACGGGGCGCTGCGAATCGCCGTGTTTGCCACCCATACCACGGAAATGATCGATCAATTGCTCACCGCGCTGGCCAAGCACTTGTAAAATCATAAATTGCCGACCATTCACGTTATCCACGGAAGCTCTTAAACCTACGATGTTCAACACTCCCTTGATCCATCCCGATAACACCTGGGCGCTATGGGCCGTAATCGTCACTGGCACCGCGCTTGCGATTTGGCTCGAACAAACCTATCGCTGGGCGGCGAAGATCAGCGGTCCGTTTATCGCCTTGCTATTGGCGATGCTGCTCTCGAACACCGGAGTGATGCCAACCGAGGCCAAGGCTTATGGCGTTGTGTCGGATTACCTGGTACCGCTGGCGATTCCATTGCTGCTACTCCGCGCAAACGTGTTTCGCATCGCAAAAGAAACAGGACCCATGTTCATGGCGTTTCATCTAAGTGTGCTGGGCACGATGCTCGGGGCCGTGTTCGCCACGATGGTGCTTCACAATCAAGTCGAGCAGGTCAGCGAAACGGCTGGCATCATGACAGCCAGCTATACCGGCGGAGCGGTGAATTTTTTCGCCGTGCGGGAGGCGTTCACGTTAAGCGAAAACTTGGTAAGCCCGCTGCTGGTGGCCGACAACTTCATCATGGCCGGAGTATTCCTGCTGCTTCTGGCGATCGGCGGCAACGCAACCATGAAGCGCTGGTATGGCCTGAGCGAAGAAGCCACTAGCGACGACAGCAGCGATGGAACGTCGGCCAGCGTTCACTGGAAACCACAACCGATCAGTCTACTCGACTTGGCCAAATCGTTTGCCATTTCATTGTGTGTAGTGGCCGTCGCCAGCACGCTGGGTGGGTGGATTCGTGGAACTTTTCCCGACTCGCTGCTAGGCACCGTGCTTGGCAACGACTTTGTGTTGATCACCTTCCTATCGGTGATCCTGGCCACCCTGTTTCGGAGAAGCCTTGAGAAGATCAACGGAGCGAACGAACTCGGCACGTTGATGCTCTACATCTTTCTGTTCGCCATCGGATTGCCAGCCGATCTGTTAGCGGTGCTTGGCAACGTTCCGATGTTGTTTGTGTTCTGCCTGATCATCGCGGTGACCAACCTATTGGTCACGTTAATCCTGGGGCGGCTGCTGCATCTCGACCTGCGAGAACTGTTGGTCTGCGTCAGCGCGACTCTCGGCGGCCCCCCGACTGCCGTAGCCATCGCGATCACCCAAGGCTGGAAGCACCTTATCGTCCCCGCAACGCTCGTGGGCATCTGGGGTTACGTGATCGGCACGTTCCTCGGTGTGTTTATCGGAGAAACGCTTCTGCGGGTGCTTGGCTAGCTTCTGCCTGCTAAACCAGTGTTACTTGGTTTTCAGCCGCAGTACGGTAAACGACCAAGCGGGGTACTCGCGAGTGAAGCGAGGTCCGCTAACTGTTTCGGTGCTTTCCGTGGGGGCCACCTGCTTGGGTTGGGCGATGGAGTTCTCGGCTTCAGGATCGTCGGAGGCCAAGGTAATGACCGTGCATTGATCGCTCGCGAGTTCGGCGCCCGATAGATCGATTTCTATCTCGCAAGGCTTGGCGGTTGGATTCACGACCTTCACGATGGTTTCCTGCGACTCGTTATCGTAGCTTCCCACCGCATACAGCTGAGGGATCTCCGGCCCTGGCATCGCACAGGCGTGCACCATCTGGCCATCGAGATAGCAGGCCACCTTGCCGCCCGACATCTCGACGCGCACTTCGTACCACTGCCCGTTGTCGATCCGCCCGTCGACTTCGTCGGCGACTACGGGAACATCCCAGTGAGTTGCCTGGCGGCTGAGGAGTTGGTGCTTTCCGCGGGCGTTGCCGAGGTTCCACTCGATCCGTGAACCTCCGTCAGTGTTGCGGAAGAGAATCATCGGGCCACCGCGCCCATCGAGCTTGCGAACCTCGAGCGTGAGAGTTCCCTCGGCCCATTGGTAATCGCCGATCATGGCTCTCGCGTAGCCCGACGGATTCGACTGACGAACCACTTCGGGGGCGACTAGCCAGCGACTCCCCAGCCCAACCTGCAACACCTCGTTGGCATCGATCTCTGGCTGCTCAAAGAGCACCTTCCCCTGACTCTCGTACTTAATGTTGCGATACTCGACGCTGGCGTCGACACTACCCACGCCGATCTTGCCACCGAATGGTTGCCGAGGGCGGGAGTCGCTCACTTCGGTCGGACGAGTTTGATCGCCGAGGTGGTGACTGAATAGCAACTGCGTGTAATAGGAGGGCGAGCCGTACGACTCGAGATTATCAAACCAGAGTAGATTCGGCCGCCATTGCCACGCCTGTTCGTGCCCCATCAGCGGGGCGTAGGCACTCATGTCGACGATGTCGCCATTGCGTTCGATACCGGTAAGAAACGCTGCCTCGGCCAAGGCACACCTGAGCGTATTGCGATTCAGCGGACTTACCAGCTGCACCGACTGCGAAGCGTACTCGCCCATGAACACCTTCGGCCCGCTGCGATCGTAGTTATCATAACGGGTCGCTTCGCGCATGAACCAATCGGGCGAGGCGTAGCAGTGCTCGTCGACGATCGGCACCTTCAGCTCTCTCAAGATCGGCCAGGCGTAGTCGAAACGCTCGCCGGCTGGAAATGGGCCTGAAGTGGAAATCAACTCGACCTCGGGATGGCGAGCTTCGAGCACCGTGGCAAACCGCCGATACCGCTCGAAATACTCGGGCCCCCACTGCTCGTTGCCAACTCCCAATAGCCTGAGATTGAATGGTTCGGGATGCCCCATCGCCGCGCGACGCCCACCCCACTCGCTGGTCACTGGACCGTTGGCGAACTCAATGAGATCAAGCGCGTCTTGAATGTATGGTTCAAGCTGGTCGAGCGGCACTAATTCACCAGAGTTGAACTGGCAAGCCATGCCGCAATTGATGATCGGCATCGGCTCGGCACCAATGTCTTCGGCCAACTGAAAGTACTCAAAGAACCCGACGTCGAACGACTGGTAGTAATCCGGCGCAGGGCGATGGGCGAACTCGGTGTTCCAGCGATTCACGATGAGCCGCCGCTCATCGCGAGGACCAATGGTCGACTTCCACTGATAGCGATACTTCAGCTCGCTCCCCTCCACGATGCAACCACCGGGAAAGCGAAAGAACGCCGGCTTCATGTCGGCCAACAACTGAACCAGATCCTTCCGCAGGCCGTGCGGGTGGCCCTTCCAGGTATCGGTCGTGCAGAGCGACACCAAATCGAGGTCGACCAACCCTTTATTGCGCATGAGCAATTGCAAGCTGGCGTTCGCATCGGTCTTCGAAGGGGTAAGCATCAACTCGATAGGTTGCCAGGCCGAACCGCGGATGGCACACGTTTGCTCGGCAAGCACCTGGTCGTCGTCTCCAACCAGTCGGACGACGAGCGGGATTTCGGCTCCCGCGGTCGAGCGAGCTTGGGCGGTGAATCGATAGGTCTCACCCTGATGAAGCCCGATGCCGCGGTACCCGTTGTTCTCCACTCCACCGGTCTGCGACGAGTCGTCGGACGTGAGTCGCAAGAAGGTTGGATTCGCCGATTTGATGCCTGCATCGGTGCTGGCCTGCACCTCGACTCCTTCACCGACCCGCGTCCAGCCCAGCAGCGATTTGGGAATCTCCATCGAGCCATTGATCACCTGTTCGGCACTGAATCCCCCATCGGCACCGAAGTTGATGTCCTCGAAGAACACACCGACCAATTGCGGACTGATTTCGTGCCCCGCCGACTCGCAGTCGACCGTCACGGTGGCGTCGGCCGCCCAGGACGAAGTGGCCAAAAGTACCGAGAGAAATGCCCAATATCGCATCGCTAAGGACTGCATGACAATTTGCACCAGAACAGGAGATGGAAGAGGATTTTCATTAATTTTAAATACATATCCAACCGTCGGTAGTGGTCAATCACACGCGATCTCACTTACCCCAGGCAAGCCATCTCAGTCGTTTTGCATAACGCTCTTCAGCATCCCCCCCCAGCGCCAAGGTTTTGAGGCATAGAAACCTACTGCAAATCGCTCAGCGAACAAGCGGTTGCGATGGCGATGGGCTACGCTTGCTATAGACACACCAGGAATACGCAGAGATCAGTAGAGTAGCAGCCCGCGATTTGGCTTGCATCAACAAACGAAGTGCTTTGCCCGGCAGCTCAATGCTAGTGCTTGGTCCCCCTGTTTAATTCGGCATCGATCTGGTGCAATAGGTTCCCCCAAAACCCATTCGATGGCCATGAACTTTTGGCGTGTCACCTCTGTTGCCCCCGCATGCTTTGTGAATTCTCGTAGCTCCAACCACGCTGTGGATCCTTACCGCGAAGTCACGCGGGCTGCCCAAATTGGCCTGGCTGCTAATCTGGGTTTAGGCATCGTGAAACTCATAGGCGGCATCGTGGGACATTCGTTCGCCCTGGTGGCCGACTCGGTGAATTCGCTGGGAGACTCGATCAGCACCTTAGTAGTGCTCTACGCACTGAAAGTCGCTCAGCGCCCTCCCGACAAAGAACATCCCTACGGGCATAGCCGCGCGGAGGGCATTGCCGCTTCGAACGTGGCGCTGCTGGTGGTACTGTCGGCCGTGGTGGTTGGTTGGGAGGCGATTCGCCGCTTCGGTGTCGCCCACGAGTTGCCCCCCACTTGGACGTTGTGGATTGCTGGCTCGAACGTCGTGATCAAGGAAGCGTTGTACCACTACAAAATGCGAGTGGGCCGGCGAACTGGTTCGGCGGTGATGATGGCCAACGCGTGGGATCATCGCAGCGATGCCTTATGCGCCCTGGCGGTACTCATCGGCTTGGCCGCAATCTCCTTGGGAGGCAATCAGTACATCTGGGCCGACGAAGTCGCGTCGTTGATTGTTGCGACTGCCATCATCTGGTCAGGTATTCAACTCTTTCGGCAAAGCGCTAGCGAGTTGATGGATGCCCAGGCCGCGGACGACCTGGTGCAATCCATTAGAGAATATGCCATCGCTCACCCCGAAGTCCAAGGTGTCGAAACGCTCTGGGTTCGCAAATCAGGCTTAGAGTTCTTTGCCGACATTCACTTGGAAGTCGATCGCAAGCTCACCATTGCCGAGGGACACACAATTGGGCATCGCGTGAAGGATCACTTGCTTCACGAGTTTCCGCAGTTGCGCGACGTGCTCGTGCACCTCGAACCGTTCCCTCGTGAAGAGCCACCCGCGACTACGGATGACGCTTCATAGTGAGCATTGCGCGACTACACCGCACGGCGGCGAGCGACGACCAATGCGGCCGTCGCTGCCACCAGCAGGAAGATGGAAGTAGGCTCTGGCACGGCCGCTCCCCCAACAGCGTCGAGAGAGGCTGCCCAGGTCGCACCAAAATTGCCCTTCCATACGTCGTAGTCGGCGACAGTTACGCCGTCGATGCCATCGCCATTGCCGTTGAGGGCGTCGTCGGTATCGGCTCCGAGGTTGTCGCGCCAAACCGTGTAGTCGGCGATGCTCACGACGCCGTCGCCGTTGAAGTCGCCTTCGAGCGGCTGAAGTACAATCGCCAGCATACCCTCGGTCAGCAACTCGCTATCGTCCCACACAAGGCCTAATTCCAACGCGGGGAGCATCAAGGTCGGCGAGCCGGAAATCGTGCCCGTAACATTCAACAGATTAAACGTGTCGCCCGCCTGTCCCGAGAAGGTATCGAGTAGGTTGACTTCCAACGTACCATCCAAAATCAGATCACCAGTAACCGATAGACTGTCGTAACTCTCCAGACCATTCATGTCGAAAGCAAGCGTTGCGCCGAGTTGCAGATCGAAGTCTCCATCGACTGTCGCTCGGAAGTTCTGGATCCCATCGGTGGTGCTTACTGTAACATCGTCGACGGTCCACGCATCGTTGTGCGAGCCAAAACCAATCAGGCCCGTTCCACCGGTTTGCAACGCCGGGTTGGTGAGATTCACGGTGTAGTTGCTGGTGCCATCGCTGGCGGTAAACGACACCTCACCTGCTGTGGCGTTGTGTACCAGCGTCACGTCCCACGGAACGTTATTGGCAAAGTTGCCCGTGGTGCCCGAGGGAACATTCGTCAGTGTTTGCGGAGTATCGTCCACCACTTGGATAATCGAGATTCCGTAACCTTGATTCACCTGGGCGTAGAAGTAGTTATCCTGATCGACGTAACCAAACACCACCGAAGCATCTGCGTATCCACCGCTCGGATCGCTCTGACCAATGGTCGCCGACACGATATCGACCGCACCACTCGCATCAAGCGGTGAGATCGCCATGCTTCCATTGTGGGCGTTGCCGGTGTCCGGGAAGTCGGTATTCGCATTGGTTTGATTGAGCGAAACTGACGAGCTTACTCCATTCGCACCGCTCATCAGCTCGAAGACCGCGTCGTCGTTGCCGGTTTGCGTTGAAGTAGAAGAGCGGCCATCGATCAACTGCCAACCGCTCATCGACGGGGTGTTGGTCACCGCGTTGCCGGTGAACACGACTCCGGTTGCCGGTGGGCCGAAGCCTTCAAAGTCTTCGCCGGTGACCGTGGGAGTGCTGAGCACGTAACCATCACCACCGATACGGATGGTAGAGCCCGACTTCGCGACGAGATCACCGCCGATGGTGATCACCTGTTTCTGCTCGTTACCAACTTCCAGGGTCGAACCGCTTTCGGCTGTGATCGATCCGTAGTTGCTATTTGCAATCGCCAGCGTGACCACACCGGTACCGCTGAGAACCACTAGAGCGGTGCCCTTAATCGCCTCGCCGGTGATGGTGTAGTTTTTGGTGTTGTTGTTAAAATTGATTTCGCCCGCGTAGACTTCTTGAGCCACGACAACATCGGTTGTTCCGGTGGCCGAATCGTCGAACGTCACACGATCGAGGTTCATGAACCGGGTGGATCCGCCAGTCCAGTTCGGATCGGCGTTGATGTCCCAGTAGGCACTCGTGCTTCCTTTCCAAGTCAAGTTGGCCGCCGAACCACTTACCTGCAGATTCACGCTATCGGAATCGGTTGCCATGCTAAGTGCAAACCGGGTGTTGGTGATCAACTCGCCATCAGCATCGACCAACGTCGGCTCATAGCTAGCAGCCGTAGCCGATCCGTTGAGCGAACCAGCCGCGCGAATCAAGGTATAGGTACCGCTAGCCAAGGTGCCTTGGGGAGTGATCTGCACTGCGAAACGCCCGGAGCTTCCCAGGGCATCGTTCGCAGTCACGTTGCCCGAGACGTCAATCAGATCGTTCTCGCCATTGTCGACATCGTGCGAATCGCCAAGCTTGAATTTCAGCGCCCCGGTGGGGGTCGAGCTGTACGTGGTCATCGACAGGTTGCCCGCTACGTCGAGCGTCCCGACCTTGTCGCCAGGGGCCAAAATGGCATCGTCGAAGTAGCCGAGATTACCAGTGACCTGCCCTGCCCCGCCGATCGTCTGACCAACCTGCATGTTGTAGACGCCGAACGAGGAGACATCCATCGTCGCCGCCTCCGACACATGAATCACTGGGCTGGCGAGTTCGCCGATGTCGCCAGGGCCGGCGACTACTTTCAGTGTGCCCTCTTCCACCAGTGTGGAGCCGTACCAGAAGTGATCTACAGCGCTCGAAGGACTAGACAAAGTGAGCGTGCCGGTGCCGCGTTTGATGACGTTGATATTGTTGTTCGCGTTCGTGTCGGCAATACCATCGGGCGACAGGGTTTGGTCTTCGTTGTTGATGAGGTCGACAAGTTCCCCCAGGTCATCGGCCGCACAGTCGGAAATGTACCCAGTGATGTTTGTGTTACCAGCACCCGAGAAAATGTAATTCCTCGTGCCTGCGGAATCGCTCGCGGTAAGCACGCCCCCGAGCTGGAGTGTTTGAGAAGCGACGGCCGATTCGATGGTAACGTCGCCAACATCGCGGATGTAAACGTTGCCATTCCAATTATTGTTGCCTTCGCTCAGCAGATGTGGCACCTCGGCTTCTTCGTCTAAACGCGCATCAAACTGCAGAATCTCATCGGCCACGGTGATGTTATTCGTAAGTTTTAGCTGACCTATGTTGCGATCACCTGGTACGCCGACGTAGGTTCTTGATTCAAAGGTGCCTTGCGTCCCGAACACACCAGTATCGGAGACGACCATGACACCAGCGCTGATGCGATAGACGCCGTCGAAGTTCTTCGGCGAATCGAACACAATCACTTCATCCAATAGCGAGTTACTGAGCACAAAGGTGCCATCGCCGGTGATATCGTGATTAAAGGTGCCGGAGAATCCACCACCGAGTGGCTCACCTTCGTCGTCGAGGAAGCCTTGTGCGACAAACAGAGCGTCGGTTTCTATGTTGAGGTCGTCGTTAATCGAGTTGATATTAGTCGCTCGCAAAATACCAGCTTGTACATTGGTAACACCCGTGTAGGTATTGTCGCCTCCCAGGTAGAGATCGCCGCCACCTACTTTATTCAGTCCACTTGTGCCAGCGATACTGGCGTTGATCGTCGCCTGACCTTCGATCGTCGCTGCTCCGGTAAGAGTAAGCGCGCTGAATCCATCGCTCTCGAGTACGTACTCACCATTCGCGGCCTGGAACAGCAGGCCGCCGATCTCGGCATTCGTGTCGACCGTTACCACTCGCTCGTCGGTCACGACGTTTCCAAATAACGCCAGCACTCCACCGTCGGGTACGACTCCGCCCGACCAGTTTGCCGTGTCGCCATAGTTTCCATCGGCGTCGACCGCCCACTGGATGACCGAAGAAGTCGGCATCGCCACGCCAGTGACGTCTTGATAAGCGGATGCACCGGTGCTGAATCGGAAAGCGTCGAGCGCACCAGGACCGGCACCGTAAACAGTGACCCCCATGTCGCTAATGCCATCGTCTCCGTCCCAGTTACGACCAAGATATGACTCGTCGGGTAGCAATGGATCAATCGCGGTGACGTCGGGATTGTACCACCAAGAGAGTATATCGGAGCCGCCTGGGTTGAGTTGCAAACGCCCCAGCATCAGGAACGGGCTTGCATCCATGGCATAATCGTTCGCTCCCCCACCAGGTTCGCGAAAGATCTCCATCATCGAATCATCCAAGCCCCGCATGAGGAACCGCCCACCGTTGTCCATCGCATCGAACGTAAGACCTGTGCGTGCGGATACCGAACCATTCACACTGCCGATGAACGAAAACCAAATGTCGGCATCGCTTGTGGTTGGTGCTGCCAATCCGCGGTAGGCACTCGCTGCTCCTCCTGCGTTTTCAATATGCTGAGCGGTACCACTTTGCGAGATGGCATAGTTGGTGGAAGCCGGTGCAATTAGATTGCCTGCGACAACGTTGGTTTCTTCTGTGGTGGCATTGGTGAAGGTTGAGCCATCGGCCCAACCAGTTCCGCCCCCCTGCCCCGCGAGTACACCCGCTGTGACGTCGTTAAAATCGTGGGTCACTAGTTGTGCATGAGAATTTGATATTAGCGTTAGGCTTAAGATACAAAGAGCCGCCGTTAGCATCGCTTGCCGTAACATGGTTCAAGAATCCTCTAGAACAGTAGAAGTTAGAGAAGTAGTGCGATCGCAGATAGAAAGTCGTAAGGCAACGAGCGTGATACTCGCTGACCAGTGCAGTTTAGGACGTTTGGAAGAGAGTTAAACATGAGATTAGGTGTTAAGAACCTAACGACTTGAACTTACAGTTGCCAGCAGATTCGCGCAAAACAACTGAACAATTGCGTCACTCAGCAGCAACACGATGGCGGTTCTTCCATCGGATCATCGCTGGCAACACAACGGAGACGCTAGCCAACGCCACCGAAGTTGGTTCAGGTGTGGGAGTGGAGTTAGAACTTGTTTGACCACTGGGGTTCGTATCGCCAAAGTGGTCGCGCCAGATTTGGTAATCGCCGGCATCAATCACTCCGCTCCTGTCTCCATCGGCGCTACTGCCATGGCTAACTCGCATTCCTAACTTGTCCCTCCACACGGTGTAGTCGGCCAGATTCACGATACCATCCCCGTTATAGTCCCCTGCCAAGGGGATAGAGACCGAGTAAGTAAACCACGCTGTCGCGTTTGTCGACGTATTCGAAGAGATACGCACCCAGTGGGCGGAGTAACCATCGGCAAAACTGTGCACCAACGATTCCCCAGGCTGCACCGTGAGCGTGTCGTACACCGACCATTCGTCGGTACCCAGAAAATCGACTTCGATCGTAAACTCCACAGCTGTCGCAGCGTCGTGCGACAGTTCCAACTGTTTCTGGTCATATCCTGCCATCAAGTACGGATCGGAGGCCGCGTTCGCTTCGACCGCGGTATCCTTCCATGGTCCACCGACTCCGGCAGGAGCTCCGAACGACCAGAGATCGTCGACGTTGCCAAACCAAAGAGCCACCTTTCCATCGTTCGACTGAACGCAGTGCCCCTCAGCAGCCGACTCGGCGGATACGCCGGAGAGTACCAGCATACCTCGCCAGGACATGAAGTCGAAAATATCGAGGTTGTGCGTCGTTATCGGCACCATGCGGCGGACTCCCCCTCCGGCGAACTCCTTCGGCACTTCGTAGATGGTGCCATGGGCGTTGAGCAGATTGCGTTCGGTCACCACCTCGCGCATTCCGCGTCGCCAACCGGAGGAAGTTTCGCTGTCGAATATATCGAGCCCCTTCGGTAGTCGGAAACGCTGCCCTTGATCAGTGAGGATGACCGAGGCCTCGTCGACTTCAAAATCCTGGGTAGTTGCCGCTTCGCTCCGCAGACTTGCTTCGTCCGCCGAGTCGACCGCCACCAATTCCAACGCAGCGGTCGTTGGGTTCAACTGTGCCTGATAGTATCCGGTGCCGACAATCTGCCCGCTGGCGTCCAATTGGTCGGCGGCAAACTCCAGTTTGAAGTCGCTGCCTGCCATCGATCGGAGCACTCCCTGCGACCGTGGTTCAGGAACCATCGGATCGGAGAGTCCCGCTGTCAGAGTGGGATTCAGTTGCCGGGCTGGATTCGCGACATGCAGATAAGCGGTTGCCGAATCGAGGGCTCGATCCGATTTCACTCGCATCCATTGGGCGTCAAGATTCTTTGGCATCAAGTAATAGCCATAGCTGCCTCGCTGGTCGCCGTTGCCTTCGACAGTCACCTGCTCCAGTGGCTGCCAAGCACCAGTGCCATTAGTGTCGACCTCGACCGTGAAGGTAACTGCCTCGTCGCTATGGTGCTGGAAGTGGACCACTCGATCGCGAAAGCCACTTATCAGAAACGCATCCGAGGTCTCGTCTGCTGCGACAGCGTCGTTTACCCAAACACCGCCGAATCCCTTGGGGGGACCGCCATACTGTTCGATTTCGGACTTATCGAGAAACAGGATATTCGAATTTGCCCGCGGCAATATATTGTTGCCCAGCTGAATGGAAGCATCGTTCGCTGCCAGAACGATTTGATCTCCATCCTCTACAAAGTCAACAATCATCTTATGATGCGATGCAATCGGCTTCACACCTGATGGGTTGGTAGCCGAAAACTCCTCGGGCACGAGGAACAGCATGCCATGATGACTCATGAGATAGCCAGCTTCGAGGCCGACGTCGCGGATGCGCGGCCACTCGGTGTACCATCCGTTGGGATGCCCATGCGTGTAACTGCTCTTGGGCATGCGAAACTTGGTCCACTCGCCAGTGGATGCATCGCGGGTGTTGATAAACATCGACTCGTCGTCCCAGCCGGTGGCCCAAATGGTGTCGGTACTGTCGGCCTGCATATCGACCGGCCCCCGCCGACTGGTAACTTCGGTGTACTGGGCCGAGTCGTCCACAATGGTCCAGGCGGCCAATTGCTCGGCATCCCCTTGGCCGTCCCACTCAACAAGACCGCCCTTGCTGGTGCTATCGCCACCGTTGTTGGTAAAAAACAGTCGTCCTTGGCCGGTGTAGAGTCCCTTACCATGCACGCCAGGCAAGTTTTTCTGAATGCTGTTGCCGATGGAGTCGAAATTGCCATCGACTCGCAACGTGGTGATCGCAGGCTGAGTCAAGTCGGTAAAGTCGACCTCGTAGAGTCCTTCTTCCATCGTCATGTAATACAACTTGTTCGGATCATACAGATGAGCGGCGGTGCCGGTGATTCGCCCCACCAAGTCCCCCGCTGCGAGATTAGTCGCTGGCAAGTAGCGAATGGTGTCGCTGGAATCAATGTACGCCGCGCCTACGATGTCGATTCCCAAGGAAGAGGAATGGTACCGATTTGCGTCGGTATTGCCGGGGTAGTCGTGATAGGTGGTATGCTCAAGCGTCGAAAGATCCACCGAGTATAGTTCGTCGGTCCCACCGGCGGTAATGTGGGGGCCGTACGTCATGAACCACAGCTTGTCGTTTCGATTCACGAGCGCTGCAACCGCGACCTCGTTGTGGGTGCTGGTTACCGCGGTGTGCGGATAGATGCCGCTATAGGCAACCGGCGAGGTTGGGGTGATGACAGTTGTGTTGTTAGCTACCGCTCCTGGCGTGGCGATCACCGACACGTTGTCGATATCGAAACCCACTCCATCCCAGCGATCGTTCAGCGAAAGCGATCGGGCACCGCTGGCATCGGCGCTGTTTTGAAACACCTTCAGATCCGACAGTACCTGACTACCATCGAGCTGCACTCCCCACGAAGCGGCCCCGGCGACGCCCGACCCCCAGTTTGAACCAGTGAGCA containing:
- a CDS encoding alpha-L-arabinofuranosidase C-terminal domain-containing protein → MRYWAFLSVLLATSSWAADATVTVDCESAGHEISPQLVGVFFEDINFGADGGFSAEQVINGSMEIPKSLLGWTRVGEGVEVQASTDAGIKSANPTFLRLTSDDSSQTGGVENNGYRGIGLHQGETYRFTAQARSTAGAEIPLVVRLVGDDDQVLAEQTCAIRGSAWQPIELMLTPSKTDANASLQLLMRNKGLVDLDLVSLCTTDTWKGHPHGLRKDLVQLLADMKPAFFRFPGGCIVEGSELKYRYQWKSTIGPRDERRLIVNRWNTEFAHRPAPDYYQSFDVGFFEYFQLAEDIGAEPMPIINCGMACQFNSGELVPLDQLEPYIQDALDLIEFANGPVTSEWGGRRAAMGHPEPFNLRLLGVGNEQWGPEYFERYRRFATVLEARHPEVELISTSGPFPAGERFDYAWPILRELKVPIVDEHCYASPDWFMREATRYDNYDRSGPKVFMGEYASQSVQLVSPLNRNTLRCALAEAAFLTGIERNGDIVDMSAYAPLMGHEQAWQWRPNLLWFDNLESYGSPSYYTQLLFSHHLGDQTRPTEVSDSRPRQPFGGKIGVGSVDASVEYRNIKYESQGKVLFEQPEIDANEVLQVGLGSRWLVAPEVVRQSNPSGYARAMIGDYQWAEGTLTLEVRKLDGRGGPMILFRNTDGGSRIEWNLGNARGKHQLLSRQATHWDVPVVADEVDGRIDNGQWYEVRVEMSGGKVACYLDGQMVHACAMPGPEIPQLYAVGSYDNESQETIVKVVNPTAKPCEIEIDLSGAELASDQCTVITLASDDPEAENSIAQPKQVAPTESTETVSGPRFTREYPAWSFTVLRLKTK
- a CDS encoding aminotransferase class I/II-fold pyridoxal phosphate-dependent enzyme produces the protein MLSAPGTSTTIDGRSYLYFGGTGYLGLQCHPQVIEAACEATRRWGVGSATNRGGWGTTPPVQEVEHRAAQFWQCDDAYYFASGYSCNHILLSAIHRSVDMLFVDEFAHFSIEDACRFFRLPIVRFRHRDAMALSESLGEHLPPGAVPLVFSDGVFASRGSLAPVQQYLEVLQVYDHAALCLDDCHAVGVLGTRGWGTYEHFGLDTAQVNDLPLSSAAPRLFATGTLSKAFGGHGGIVYGSTRFIHAARDGSDYFRGASAPATPAAAASAMGLQLVTENPEIVYRLQRNAKYLRAGLRSLGLEVDSSPVPFVGITLGDGANMARLQQSLASDQILVAHSRCYSGLDADGALRIAVFATHTTEMIDQLLTALAKHL
- a CDS encoding DUF819 family protein — encoded protein: MFNTPLIHPDNTWALWAVIVTGTALAIWLEQTYRWAAKISGPFIALLLAMLLSNTGVMPTEAKAYGVVSDYLVPLAIPLLLLRANVFRIAKETGPMFMAFHLSVLGTMLGAVFATMVLHNQVEQVSETAGIMTASYTGGAVNFFAVREAFTLSENLVSPLLVADNFIMAGVFLLLLAIGGNATMKRWYGLSEEATSDDSSDGTSASVHWKPQPISLLDLAKSFAISLCVVAVASTLGGWIRGTFPDSLLGTVLGNDFVLITFLSVILATLFRRSLEKINGANELGTLMLYIFLFAIGLPADLLAVLGNVPMLFVFCLIIAVTNLLVTLILGRLLHLDLRELLVCVSATLGGPPTAVAIAITQGWKHLIVPATLVGIWGYVIGTFLGVFIGETLLRVLG
- a CDS encoding cation diffusion facilitator family transporter, with translation MNFWRVTSVAPACFVNSRSSNHAVDPYREVTRAAQIGLAANLGLGIVKLIGGIVGHSFALVADSVNSLGDSISTLVVLYALKVAQRPPDKEHPYGHSRAEGIAASNVALLVVLSAVVVGWEAIRRFGVAHELPPTWTLWIAGSNVVIKEALYHYKMRVGRRTGSAVMMANAWDHRSDALCALAVLIGLAAISLGGNQYIWADEVASLIVATAIIWSGIQLFRQSASELMDAQAADDLVQSIREYAIAHPEVQGVETLWVRKSGLEFFADIHLEVDRKLTIAEGHTIGHRVKDHLLHEFPQLRDVLVHLEPFPREEPPATTDDAS